Within the Anguilla rostrata isolate EN2019 chromosome 6, ASM1855537v3, whole genome shotgun sequence genome, the region cattcgaCAGGTTATaggttcattttgttttaaataaactttttagCCACAGCTGCAAAACATTGACGGTACTCAAAGAATGATACGAGCAATCTATTTGTgtattaaacacaaaaatgccaaaCATTATATGGTTTTACAAGGTTTCTTATGATGCCAACAATATTTATGAATGCTCTTTTCACCTTTTATTTGAACCACATAGAATACTCATTAGTCATACAGTCTGATAAATGCTAAGGCTGCCTCTTTGATCAAATACCTCAGGCCTGATCAGGTCATAACAGCGAACATTCCAGACCTTAGGGCTTCCAGCAAGCTCGATCATATTTCACCGAATTATCTCGAGGAGCAGAGTTCCAGTAAAGATGCTCTTTTTATGCTTTCTGGACCAAACCGGAGAACTGCAAGCGGtagcctgtttgttttgttcgaccaaaaaaaagacaagtagGTAGGTCTCTTCCTACGTGCATGACAATGTGTAGTACTCCGATAATCTCGTAATCCTAATATTTTTGCgcttttaaaacagaaatgcattctgcGATGTTTGTAGCGCTGAGGTTTCAGCCGTGCTTGTAAGCCCGTGTAGACGCCTTGGCTGTCGAGCTTTGTCTGTGAAGCGTCTTAGATTTATAGAGCTGTTTTCATGCTGGGCTGGTTTGATGTAATGAGAGACCGGAGCGAACGTTTGTAGCTCTGtcgtcaatgttttttttttcattgttatgtAGAGCGAAACCAGTAATAGACTGCGTGAGATTGTCAGGACTTCTTGTGTAAACTCGAAACACCACTTACCCCTAGGATGTGCCTGTCTGTACTTGCAGATTCATGTGCTTTCTTGGAACCAGCGTTACATTTAGGTACTGCTGTCGCCACCCAGTGGTGGCTAGCTGCATCTACATCGCATATCGATTAAAAGCAGaatgttttttgctgttttttttttttggcctagGGTagttaaaatttgttttggcaTTCGTTGTCATGTTAGAAGCCTAGGCACTTCTGTTCTTTCAGTTTCCCCAACGGAACTGCACACCGGATAATATTGTAAAATCGATAAACCGATGGACCCTCAATTATAGTAGGAAGCCGTCTTCTCCTGGGGTTAGTAGTAGGCTACATCCTGTTTCTCTAATATCATCCCTTACATCAGCAGTCGCTGATTTATCCGGGTCATTTATAATGTATGAATAAGACGCACACAGCACTCAGACATCGCATCAGGCCAAATGTCAACAGATTACGCTTTCAGATTTCTTTCATAGTGCTTTACCCAGGGTTCAATAGAGAGGGAACAAACCACATTATGACTATGAGGGTGTTACTGTCTTTTCTTCTGAAGGTCCAAATGGTTATGATGTCCAGTGATGATGCTTAGTCTCAGCAGAGACTTGCAATTGTTCTTCTGTTAGTCCAAAGGCCGTTACTGTAGAAGGCCAGATGGTCCAGAGGTAGCTTGCCTGAATTTATTTGTTCAAGTGTGATTGGTCATTGGCAAGCAGCCTTTAATCACTGAGCCAATTAGAGAAAAAGAAGGAGTGGCCATAGTGGCGTTTGAGCTTCTCTGCGGCAGGAAAGGCGCGGTCATTCACGAGATAACGTGAGCCGCGGTAAAAATCTGCCAAAGCACATTTTCAAGGCTTGCGGCCTACAAACCGTGGACACGCGTACACAAACGCCAGGCCAGGCTTTGTTGCGCGCCGACGGCAAACGATGTTGTTAAACAGAACCTCAGCCATGTTTGGAAAAGTTATTAGAAACCGCTTCGTTTTCCCCGATGCTAGCGTCAGCGTCCGTTGTTTATAAAGTTTTTGTTTCGGTGCGAAGTAAGGGCGAAGCTCGACCCGAAGGAGTTTATTTACCCTGGAAAGagagtgtttgtttttctccctcgCGGGTAAAGGCTGGCGGTCCTGCGGAGCCTTGCGCCGTACGGAAGAGTGATTGCTGCTCTCCGCCGCGCTGGCCAGTCCTGTTTTCCCAGCAGTCATCGGGCTGATGCACAGTGtgaggcagggctgcccaaactTGATGAGAACTGCTGGTTTGTAGGTTTCTGCTCCTTAACGATGTGCAGGGAAACTGCAATGGCTGACCGTAATAATTCATTTCCGTACTAGCAAAACTGCATGTGGTTCACTGTTGGTGCACATTGAGTAGTTGCTCTTACCTTTTCTGAAGATTACCTTTTTTGATTTCAGCTCCATATTCAgtttctgcagaaatatttacatttgctttGTCATTGAATTTCTTTGTCTGGACTGTCGTTCAAGGGTCACGAGATTTATGGCTTTGATTGCGCATTCGtttgtatttatacagctggtcaTTTGCTGAGTCAGTTTCAGTTTATGACCGTTCCTCATGACATCGGTTCACCCACAGTCCACCTTGTGTGCTCTGTACGCTTTCTTATGAAGGCCTTCAGTTTGAGATTGTAggatctgtgcgtgtgtatgcgtgtgtgtaagagagcgatagagtgtgtgtgtgtgtgtgtatgtgtaagggagagtgtgtgtctgtgtatgtgtatatgtgtaagagagagagtgtgtatgtgtgtgtgtgtatgtgtaagagagagagtgtatgtgtgtatgtatgtgtaagagagagagagagagtgtgtgtgtgtgtatgtgtaagagagagtgtatgtgttgtgtggagagaggtgtgtgtgtatgtgtaagagagagtgtgtgtgtgtgtgtgtgtgtgtaagagagagagtgtatgtgtctaagtgtgggagagagtgtgtgtgtgtgtgtgatgtgtggtgtggtgtgatgtgtgaaggagagagagaggtgtgtgtgtgtgtggtgtaggtgtgtgtgtgtgtggtgtgtgtagggtgttgtgtgtgtggtgtgtgtacgtgtgtgtttattgtagAGTGTGGGTCTTTACTGTGCTTTGGCTGCGTGCGCTTCCTGCTGTGACTTTGCTACTCTCGTCTCGGTCTTTTGCGCCAGCAGCTGGCATGTAGCACACAGATCATGAGTTATTCATGAACACAGCCAGTGAGCCTGCAGGGATcctaaggacacacacacacacacacgcacatgcgcgcgcacccacacacactctcacacacacacacacacagacacgcacagacacacacacactttccactGTATCAAACCTTCCACATGTCCACTGCTTGGGATCTGAGGCTTTCTGTTTGAAGGGCGTCAGATCCGCCTACAGCACCTTACTCTTAGTTTTATGATATTATTGGTGGTGATTATACAGGCTTTGATCTTGGAAGCGGACGTGTTGCCTCTTGGTTTACAACCAAAAGATACGTAGCATAGATGCAATTTCACTGTCTGCGGAGTGATCAGGATAAGATGAAAGTACTGCTCACTGACGTTTGGGCGATGGCACTAATATGAGTTTTAAGCTCGAGCTAGAACCAGCCCATGGCATGAGAAGCCGCCATGTTGGAAAAATAGCTTGAGGGTGCTGGTCTAGTGTGATGATGAAAACCAAGGAAACTAAGGCTGATATCGTATTCAAAGAGGGATACTGTACTAAAAGACATGTACTCGGAGatatagcctatattatttAGTTCAGTTTGAGATTTGTTAAGAGAATGATGTTGTATTCAGAGCGAGGTGAGAGATAgatgttgttttgtttagggAGATGTTGCATTCAGAGAAGGATGTAAAAATTTGAGAGAGCTGTTCTGTTCAAGAGGGATGTTCCACTTAGAGAGATGTTGGCTTCAGTGAGAATGCTGGATTGGGAGAGATGTTCCGGtggatgtgtgtctgtagtCGGTGTGTAGAGAGTGGGAGAGCCTCATTAACagtgaccctctctctctctctctctctctctctctctctctgcgcagACCACTCCAGCTCCAGCGGCACGCTGTGCTTCCAGCCGCTGCGCTCCCAGGGCTCCATCCCCACGGCGCACGTCatgccctccccctccatctccaaACTGAGCGCCCCCCTGGCCCCCGGCTCCTGGGGCAGCTGCCAGCTCCCCGCCCCGCTGGACAGCCCGCTGGACATGAAGGACCCGCGGCCGGTGCGCCGCTGGTCGTCCCTGACGCGCCTGAGCGGGACGGGTGCGGACAAGGGCAGCCCCGCGGGGAGGCCGGCCTACCGGGGCGACGCCCACGGCTCCCTGGACCGGGGCCTCCTGTACGGCTACCGGTCGGACCACCTCCACCACGGCCCCGACGGCAGCGCCCCGGTGCTCCACAGGCTGTcgccgggggcggagcccaggTACAGGTACGACCTGTGCGGGAAGGCGGagcccgccggccccgcccccctcaagCCCAACAGCCTGGACCTGACCTACAGTGCCTTACCCGAGAGCAAGCCCCTCGCCCAGGGGCCCGCGCAGAGGGGGCTGCCCCTGGGGCACCAGGCCGTGGGGGGGTCGCCCATCCAGCCCGCCGTCCGGACCCAGATGTGGCTGAGCGAGCAGATGCACTCGAACCCGGTGGAGTACCGGGCGGGGCCCGAACTCTGCGGCCTCGCCGCTGCCTGGCAACAGGACCGCGAGAGACTCCGGCAGGAGACAGAGCTCAcgcaggtgagggagggggggagtgtgactgagtgagagagagggggagtgaatgagtgagagagagggggagtgaatgagaggcagagagggggttACTGAGTGATGAGAAAGAGGagtgaggaggagaggtggagggagaatgattggaaagaggaaagagggagaatgaTTAAGAGGGAGAGGCAGTGGggaagaagagggggaggggattaagaggaggggagagggagagtgggaggtagagagtgagtgagcgagacaCTGTGAGAGGGGGGAGATGTAAGAGTGAGTGATATGAAGGGACTCGAGGGCTGTTGAATCTCCTCTCTGATTCTGTCAGACTGCTGTGAAAAGGGAAAGCGAGGACCTTTGTTCAGTCTGTTCCAGACACATGCACCTCTATGCGACTGTGAGTGAAACATTGTACATTTAGGAGAAAATAGGGAAAAGCATAAAAGACGTGACTCTATTGAGTCGGGTTCTGTggacgcacaaacacagagaaccTGGCAGAAGAAACAGCCTATCACAGCGCTGAGAGCAGCGTGGTTTGAATGTCTGTGGTTAACCCAAAACCTttccgcagagagagagagtctccaTTGAAATACCACCGAAAGGATTTTATCTCCGAATGAGATGAAATATAGTGAGACTGGTGACGTATCGCCCCCGTGTGGAGTGGGTGGTAAAGTTCAGGCTCCGCTTGAAGCATTTTTGTTCTGTTGGCTGACTCAAGGGGAAGGCACGTTCAATGTGTAGAGTTCAAGATAATTTATCCTTTAAAGATTATTGTGAGTGCTCATATATTATGTATAATCACTTACCGttcattgattcattttttgtttttaaatccattACACCAAAAATTTATTGGATTTTAACATGCATTGATCAAGACAATGTATCAAATTCTACTCTTACATGCttagaaaaagaagaaagtttttatgtttttatagcTGAAATTTATTTGTCCTTATACCCAAGAGCAAACTCATCTCGCAAGAATCTTGCAAGAATCATACATGGtgcaaaaaactgaaatgaacatcacaaacacaacaaGAACTTAACGGTGCTCTGCATGTAGATATATACCtgttaaatatgtataaacATTAATCAGGGTGATGTGTGATTTTAAGGAGAGCATTACCTGGCTGACCTGAGTCCCTTTCAGTGGTCTGACTGTCTTTGTCATTTGGattggaagaaaatatttggAAGGTCAGGTAGCGttttacttttaaaactttGCCCGCATCGCTAGCATTGTAGATATACAGAACAAATTGTCATATTTTCTCTTATTTAACAATTTGGTACAGATCAATATTTTCCCAGAGGATTGCAGCATTTGTCCATTTTATGTGTCCAAAAAGTAATTGGGGTACAGGAGCCCCGTTTCTCAAGGTAACGGATATGGTAACCGACATATCAACATGCAGAAGAACAGGGCTGAACCACAGTTAGCATGTTTGTTCACACATGAATATGCAATGCTATTAAGAGAACAGAGCACTAGGTGTGCCAAAGAAAAATCTTTTCCACCGTGAGTACAAATAGTGTGAAAGTTGTGACTGAGTATATGCACTGCACACTTTTCCCTAAAGGACCCAACTTAGCGTGAGGCTGTCATATAGCATAAGTGCCTCAGTTGTCGCTCAGGGCGCCATTACAGAAAGCTTACACTGTACAGCAAGGGCTGCCATTATGCTACAGCTGtgacaattttgttttgttccatgTATACTCGATGACTTTTGGttagcattttacattattatttctgtgatTGAAAGTGCTTGATGGGAGCACTGAAAACCAACAAAAGATAAGATTTGATTGGAATAGCCTTActaaatgcaaattatttagAACAGATGTAACTGGCAGTCGTTTATATAATCAACGggcatgaatgcatttcatgcaGTTAACCTGTTTGCCACTAGATGGAGTCACTTGCATTGGTgatgtgtttttcagtttgaaaacaCTGTTGACGCAGCTGTGAATAAATCGCACGGGTTTATATCCCGTAATTATACGCTAATGTTATCACCAAGGCTTATAGGTCGTTCATTGCAAACTCTTTTAATCTCTGATCTCGGTTAATGTCGATCCGTAAAATTTTGATGAGGGTGATGCCGAAGTGATGCCTAATATTACCTCCCTGTGGGGCTCAGTAAGCTCCCACACATCCTGGAGAAAGCCATTCCCGAGGTCCTCTGGCTTTTCACTATGGACCCGGCCTTACAGTGTTTGAGTCAGtgcagctccccctgctggtgggcaTCGTTATGCTCAGGTCCCCAGGTCTCGCCGGCTGAGTTAAGTCATGACTGTGGTTTTGAGGGCGGGGCCCGGCTCACATGAGCTTGACCAGGATGAGCATGAGGAGCAGCACCACCACGATGAGGAGGAAGTTGAGCATGAGGTTCAGGCCTCGGTTGTTGACCAGATCCATGGTGGAAGGGCTGCGCTGGCTGGGGGGCTCCACTGGAGGGCGCTGTGGAGAAGCTTGTCACGCTCTGAGCTTGGTGAAGAGGGGGGAGCTGCAGGGCAGGTCTATACCATCCTCCTGGTCTTTCACCCTGGCTGAAGCTGTAAGTGATTCAACTACATGGAACAGGGAAGACAAGGGAACAGTCAGACAGTGATAGAGATATGGCCCTCTGTTCAGCTTGTGCCCTTTCCTCTTATAACAAgcatctacattacattacattatatttatttggcagatgcttttattcaaagcgacatacaataagtgcataccaaaggtcattggaacaacttggctacaaaacacaggtccgataaggtacaatactcattttgtacagttattcatggCCACAAGGTTCTGAAGCCTTGTTAAATGACCATAGAACTCTTGGGTGCTGTTTAGATCTAGAATGTGTTGCCAGTGATTGTTTTGGGTCAGTTTTCTTGAACCGGTATGTATCCTTCTGTGTTGCTGTCAGATCTCTTAATGTTGAAGTTCTGTTCATGCTTCAGAAATAGATTGTGTTCTCTGAATGTTTCTCTTTGTGTTGCAGAACGAGActttgttctctgtgctgttacCTCCTTTTTAGGAAACATATTTAAGATGTTTGTTGTCTTTCGATGAGCTCAGCTAGAAGACAGCATGAGCGGTCCAGGCTCACTGCCAGCAAATCCATTCTTGGAGAAGACGCAGCCAAATATCTTGGCTCACgctttaaagcatttaaaatattaagcCTGAGATTTataatgttcacattttaagtTTTGATAGCTTCAAAAAGttaatgtgttctgtgtgagcCTGGTATCATAGCTGATTTGACTGATTTGCAGGGCTGACTtaactgctctgtgtgagttCCGATGTCATTTCCAACGGGGTCTTGTGTTGTGAAGGGTCATGAATTAGGACAGTGAGGGGTTTCTTATCAACCGTGAGCTGTTATAGTGTGCCTTTGTTTTTCAAAGAGGAACAACCAATCAGTGGGCAGTAAGGGTCTGGTGCCCAGTTCTGATGCTATGTAAACACTTAGCTTAATTTTCTAACTGCttgtttttattgcaaatgGCCTGAGGTCTGAACATAAACCCAATGGCCCCATCAAGAAAGAATTTGTGATTTTCCTTAGCACATTATCGTTCTGTTAGAGCACAGAACTCAGCAGGAGAGAAAGGACAGTTGCGTCCTCTTGTTTATCCACTACATTTAACACCAGTTCACCGGGGAACAGTGAAACAGCTTTTTTATGATATGATATTCACGAGTCAAGGTCAAGAAACAAGTTTCAACTTCATACGGCACGTTGTGCTCTCAAAGCCAAAGAGAAGATTGTCTTGTTGAAGATGTCTTGTTGAACTTCGATGGCTTCCCTTTGCTATATCATTAGCCTAACCGTGTGCTGCTAATTGTGAgcatattgttattttgatgtGGAAGCTCAAattcacacactcctgctgttTGATTGGCTAAAGGGCATTCATCAATAACTGATGAAGATTCTGCAAAAGCTCAATAGCATGGCAGGGCTGGAGGGTTTTTCTGGACCAACTGTCTAATTTCCTCCCATCATCTCTGTGTGTACTGGCCTATACAGTTCATTTTATGGTAGCTTTACCCTATTGTCAATGAACGGTAATACACTCAACTGTGAAACAGAGACAGCACGGACAATTTTTCCATCTCCATAATCAAGTCTATTAGATCTCTTTGAACTAAGACATCTAAAATAactataaaacatatttaatggtggactgtgatgtcataacaaTGTTTGTTGAAAGACATTGAAGATATAATTTAGCTCTGTGATTAACAATGAGCGTTGCAGTGGCCCTGTGTCTGCTCTTAATgagccatttcattttccacatCACACCCTTTTAATAGAAGGTCTGTAGGCCAGTCCCGGTGTCTAgcgtgacatcacagctcattcacacacaataCCTTCggttctttattatttttttttgtaatttcacaGCGTGTACACTTCACAGCAGCACAGATACAAGCGCAGTCAGAGAGAGGCGTGGCACGGCGTGGGCGGGGGCAGAGGCAGGCTGGCGCACGGTGCAGAATGGCGGAGGAACGGGGCGGGTGCGGTGGAGAGCATGCTGGTGGGGTGGAGGCCTCGCGGTCAGTCCCTGGCCTCGCCACGCCCGCGCGGACAGGCGGCCACGCCTCTCTCAAAAAGACAGGTCCCGGCTCCAACATGGCGCTCTTCACTAGTCTACGTACGCAACCTCAAACACGTCTATAGAGCTGGACAGGTCATGCACTGTAGAGCAAAAGCAAATCCCTCTTCATATCGGCAAGCATTTTTACAAAAGGAATTGGAGAACcttttccccccaaaccccccaccctcgtGGCTCCAACTTCCCATATAGTTCATCACCCCATCGGGTGGCAGTTGGGCAAACGCCCGCccccttggccccgccccccttcacATTAACAAGACGATGATGTACATGAGCAGCAGGCAGATGAGGATGAGGCAGAAGTTGACGAAGAGCTCCTGCATTCTCTGCTTGGCCTGCGGGTTCACCTCGATGGTGGAGGCCCTCCGGATGGCCGAGCGGGTCATGTGCTGCACCTTCTCCATGCTGGCGGTCGGCGGTTTGGCGGGGTTAGAGAGGCGAGAGCGCGGCCCGGTGGAGACCGGTGGttagtgcagagagagaggaagaggaaggaagagagaggtgctcaggacagagggaggaaggagtgCAGTGCTGGGAAGTGGTgggcagtggtggtggtgggcgtgGCTTGGGACAGTGGGCGTGGCTTGAGCGTGACCCTGGGCCTCCTGGAGCTGCGGGGTGGGAGCATCGGAGAACGTGAATGAGTGAAAAAGCCAAAAACacgtgaatgaatgaatgaaataaaacaagccaATGGGAGGGGGTTTGATATGGACAGTGCATCGCCTTTACAGCATGGCCTATACATAGAACCTGCTTTTCACTGGTGTGTTCTTAATGATTAGTGTACTTTCTATGCTGATGctatatgtgtgtttctgtgtgtgtgtgcgcatgcgtatctggatatttgtttttatacttatatttatgtatttaattattctaatgtatttttctttttctctttcctgttgCTTTTTGGCATTGCTGTGCCTTGTAAAGTACATTGAACTCCGTAGTTTGGATGAAATATGCcctataaataaagttttactgattgattgatagattggacagtgcgcacgcacgcactgaATGCACAAACATGGGATTTCTTCTCCCTCAGAGGCACGCAGGCCAGGATTCACGCTCCTGCTTCTCTCGCTTTGTTTGGGCAGTTAACTTTAAGGCCTGAGCGACCTCGCCAAAGCGCCTGTCTAGCTGTGACTGATCGCGACAGCGGCGGAGCAGCAAGGACGACTCATCTCCGGGGGATTTTTTCCACGCCGCGCCGCATGACCTCGACCGCGTCCTCCCGCTCGAATCCGAAACACGCGGCCCGTGCCGCCGCGCCGACAGACGGCTCACCTGCCCGGTTTTACGACGTTCCCTCCCGCCGCGCGTTTGTTCCGCCGCCGCGATAGCTCGGCTCGGCACGGCGGGATTAGCGCCGGGGCTAAATGCGTCCGCCGGAACGCGCCGGACCCCACGCCATTTATCCCGGCTCGCCCGGCATGCCTCCTCCGGCCCGCGCGGCTCGGCTATTATTATTACGACGTCGTTATCGCCGCTCCTCGCCGCGGCTAATCCGCACGCTCGCATTGTTTTCTTTACCGCCGTCCTCCACTCCCGCGTCACCCTGGGAGTACACTCAGGAAGTTTGTTTTTAATCGCGGCCGCTTTTCGGCAGGCTGACTGCAGCCTTATCTGCCCTcctccttcccagcatgcctcggGGAGCTGTCGGTGCCCCTGTCATCTCTGAGTGACTTTGAGGCGGCCCGCGTCAAAGGTGTAGCGCATAGCCCGGCCGCTGACGAGCCGCCGACAGCAAAtatcggccccgccccccctgctgTGGGCGGGCGGGTATTCTTAGGGATGACCTTTGCCTGTCGTTACCCTGCGTCGCCCCTTTAAACTGCAGCGGCTCCGCCCCCTAAATAAACAGCTGCTAGAGGGCCAGTGGCCCCTGCAGACCGgtaagggggaagggggtggagtcttcagtcagaggggagggggatgtaGACAAAACCTcacacccccgccacccccccccctttcccaatAATGAGCTTGTGAGAATTCAGGCCCTGCAGCACCTTTGACCCGACAAAGGCGGTCCAAAATTAAAGAGCAGCCGCTCCGCCATGTCGAAGAAGTCCCCCCACGGAGTCGTGCGGCCTCAGCCTGGCTGTCTGCCACCGTCCAGTCTCACAACAGATAATCTTTACGCCGCTGTCAGTCTCCGCGTTCCCCGGGGCTGCAGTACGGTTGATTGACAGACAGGGGGCATGGCACTCAATGGCCCCTGCTTATCTCCTTCTCCTGGCAGTGGCACACTTGACTGCGTGTGACTTTGGGTTACTGTGCGCTGGAATTAATCCAGGCTTCCCTGGATTAATTCCCCTAATTAACacactttttcttttcagattaACCTTGTAGCACTCTACTTAACTCCAGACTTTATGAAAAGGCCAAGTGCTACTATTTTAATTGCTGATGTGTTTTAGGGAGTTACTGGAGTTACCACGAATGAAAAAATCTTtggtcaaagaaaaaaaatttcaatagAAACGCACTGATGTTTCAATTACTTCTTTTGATTTGATTGTTAACATTTTTCTTGAGTAATAGCAATATCTGTTTTCCAGTCTATCTTGTGTACAGTAATCTAACTGCTTTTGTGCAATTCCCGCTATAaaatgagccaaaaaaaaacagttaatgaGATTTTGAATAACTCTCAGAagtgaaaaaaaacttcagtgtTTCTGTCAGTGCCGTGATGTATGAAgttttgtctctgtgtttgctCTGGTGCTAAGGAGAGCTCTCTTATCCACTTCTGGAGTGGTCTTCCTTTTAAGTACACTGCGTTTTGGCCGCACTGAGAAAGCGTAAGAATGATAACCGGAGGAGCCAGGCACCGCACTGGATCAACATACCGTATATCTCACACTGGGTCATGTGATACGTAAACACGGAATGGCGATGATGGAACGCTCGCTTGGAGTTTTTAACGCTGTCGGCCGCGAACGTGCTAACACGATCGTTAGCGAGGCCTCTGTAGCGGTCCTGACTGGGCTGGGGAAGGCTAATGTCGCTAATGACTCCCCGCGGACTGTAATTGGTAGGCCTGGGTCTGTTCTTCGATTTCAGCCTCCCGGCCCCCCGGCTGTGGTTCTTAAGGTCAGGGGTGAGGCTGGAAAAAAGCGACGGTTAGAGCTAAGAGCGCTGTAGCCGCGCAGTTTTCAGAGGCGCAGGGGTTGTGTTTGGGCAGGGATTTGCCGTGCTTCCTTACAAAACAGCCCATGGGAGCCGCGGTCGGAAATAAGATCAACAGAGGAGAGCTCCAGTCGAGCCTAAGAAGGAAATCCTCGGAAAAACCTGGCCCTCGAATTCCCCCGCGAAATAAAaactgttggtttttttttttcttctccttttggCCGAGTTCCTGAGAAAACAAGCGACCCggaggcagggggcggggaggccTCTGTCCGCCGCCGTCGGAACTTTCCGTGATGGCGTCCGAGAGCGATGCGCCGGACGCCGCGCTGCAAACACAGGGAATTGTGGGGCCACCATTTTGTGGCACGAGAGAGGGGAATTGCTGCCCGTGCGGATGGCACGCGGCGGCTTGGCGGGAAGCCATAGAAATACTGGACTTCTTTAATAACGTCGTGCTAATTATCACGTGCTACGACGAAAGTCTCGTTTGCACTCGCCATTGCGGATCAGTAAGCGATCGATACGACTGCTGTAGTTTCCACTAAGCCTACTAAAAAAAAGGCTTGGTCACACTCTCAAACGTAGTCTTAAGTACCCCTCACACCCAGAGTTGTCGGTTGCTACCAGCTAGTGCTATAAATGCCTTTCAGTGATGTGTTGTTAACCTTCACCGTGTCCACAAGGTCCCTTTGTGTGAAGCCCGCTCATTTGAGTAGATGCAAAGCTGAGTCTCCCGTCCCTCTAGCCGCGATGCAAATGCGTGCGCGCTGTACGCGGGGTCAGAGAACCGTCAGCCGCGGCCGCGGAGCAGTACCGCTTTTCAGATTTGTTTCCTGCTCTGGAATGTGTCTGGCACCAGGTCTCTGTTTATCCCCTCGTT harbors:
- the pln1 gene encoding cardiac phospholamban: MEKVQHMTRSAIRRASTIEVNPQAKQRMQELFVNFCLILICLLLMYIIVLLM